In Candidatus Hydrogenedens sp., the genomic window CGTTAAACAATTGCATCCGTTGTTCAGAGGTCATATTCCAGATATTATCCGATAATTGGATAACACCTGCAAGAGCCTGCCGACGGATAGATTCGTTCTCCGTTGTGCGTGCAAGTTCCAGTAATGCATTTAAAGGCTCTGCATTTCGCCAGTTGGAAAGAGAACGAATCAAAGATTCTTTTACGGCGTCTTCGGATTCGTGAAGATATTTGAGCAGCAAAGGTAATGAACTATCTACTTTACGCTGGGCTATTTTTTCCAATGCGGCTTTCTTTATTGTTGCAGAAGGATTTAATTCTAATAAAGCAGTAATCCGTTGTACAATTTCTTCATCCGTTGCTGTTGATTTTTGTGCTAAATTCAGACATGTTTCAAGTAAAGTATCTCTCTGGGGCAGTTCTGGATTAGCACGAGCAAACTCAATCAGGACAGGAACGGGCGTATCATCAGGCCAATTATTTAACGCCTGCATCACTATACCCAATTTATCTGCGGGAGTGTTTGCATTTATATATGTGTTCAATTTTTCCCATCCTTTAGCATGACCTGAGCGCGCAAGTACACGAAGTAAAACCGTTTGCACGGGTAATGCAGGATTGGAATCCAGTACGGACGAAATTTTTGCTAATTGTGTTTCTGTTTCTTCTGGTTTCAGCAATGCAATCTTTATAATTAGTTCTTCAAATAATTCCTGTTCCTCTCCTGAACTGGCTCCCGATAATATTTGCAAAACGGTATCGAGCATTTCTGGATTAGGTTGTTCTATCAGGCTTTTTATAGCCGATATTCTACATTCGGGGTCAGCATCCCCGGCGGATTGAAGTATTATAGGTTCACTCCCGGGAACTTTTCTTGCAGCAACTAAAGGTAAAAGAATTTTCTTCAAGGTAGGATTAATATCCGATTTCTTTAAAATGTCTAACATTCCCTGTCCTGCATCATCTCCGGGCATTGAAGCAAGACTTGCCTTTGCTAATTCTGCTTCCGTTCCCTCTCCAAGGGCTTTGGAAATAAGTAATGCTACTTCCGACTTGCCACCTATTACGCCCAGTGCATTTATGCTGGCTTCTCGAATTGACGGATTCTCACTATTGAGACTGTTAACTACATACGGTAGTATATCCTTTCTTTTTTGTGAAGCAAACAGATTGATAAATTGAACCTGATTTTCGGGCGAAGCAAATGCCATTTCTTTGCATACAGCATTCAAAAGAAGTTGTTTATTTTTTATCAGAGGTGTAGCACCAATAACGAGACGAACAAAAGCGGAATCAGGGTCACTCAATGATTTAACCAAAACTTTAACCCCTTCCTCTTCGGAATATTTTAAGAGACTGCGAAGTGATGCTATACGAAGTGAAGGGGGATATGTGTTATCTGCACTTATATCGCGGATAACCGATAAAGCATCCACGGATTTTTTCTTTGCTAATATTTTATCAGCACATGCAAATGCTTGTTGTGTCAATTTCAAGCGTGCTGATTCAACGGCTTGTGAGCGAGCCGTCCATAAGGCAGAAAGAGCACTTTCATCTTCCATCATGCACAAAGCAGAACCTGCCGCAATGACCGTATCTGGTTCATTATTATTCAAGAATACGGCTATAGCAGGTATAGATTTTAAATCTTTTCGTAAACTAAGGGAAGTCATGATTCCAATACGATTTTTACCTTCTGTTGTTTGTAATGCATTTCGTAAGGAACGAGCCGCTAATTCTCCGGGTATTTTTTCGAGAGCAAAACGGGCTGAATCAAATAACTCGGGAACCTGTAATAAATCGGTTAAAACGGGAACAGATATCTGGGTGCCTAATTCTCCTAATTTTGAGCATACATATTTTTTAGCATCTGTTGTTGCATCGGAAAGCAGGAACTTAATCATTTCCTTTTCAACACTTGTCATAGACCTTTTATCCGATGTCATAACACGGAGGTACTCGTTAATCTGAGTTATTGCGGCACGACTATCTAAGGCTTTGTATCCTTTTATCCGTTCCAATAACTCAGCAAGGGGAATATAACGATTTTCTTCCCAGATACGAACCTCATTAGGTCCTGGAAAATCTTCTGGGACCGATTGGGTTACTTTACCTGTTGCACACCATTCAGCCCCACGCAGGAATGTAGTAAGGAAGCCGGCACATTGCAATGCAACAGGAGTATCCTCCTGAGGATGTCCTAAAACGGTCTGGAAAATTCTGCCTTTGCCATATTGAACGGTGAACAGAATAGGCTCATGTTCGCCGGTTCCTTTTTCTTCAGGACTGGAATATGCAGTTGCGAGAACCGTTAAGTTTTCCGCTGGACCGCGTAGACGGTCGTACAACTCATCTTTTGCATGGAGCCATATCGGAGGAAGTCCTTTTGTGATGGGATGGTTGCGGTCGCGTATAACAACCTGGAAGGTGTGCTGTGTTCCATGGCTACCGCCAGGTCCCGGAGTATTATCTTTTATCACCTTACCATCACGCCAGCGGACATACGGACCCCAGCGTTCATCACGGTTGCCCCAACCACCAAGACCGATAATCTTATTAAATTCAGGCCATTCAGGAAAGGCATTATTAGCGGCATGATAAACAACAACGCCCCCACCATTTTCGACATAAGATACAAAAGATTGTTTTACCTTCTCAGGCCAGGGGTCTCCGTTGTAATCTAAAATGACCACCTGATAATTTTGGAATTCCGGCTGAAAGGTGGAAAAATCACCGCCCTGAGCAGGTGCTTGTAATACATCTACTTGAAATAGCCCCGTTTTCTCCAGAGCATCTTTCAAAATGGGGGAACTGATGTCCCAGCGATGGTTATTTTGTCCTGTTACTATTAGGGCTTTTATGGTAGGTTCGGCAATAAGGTTTATGGGGATAAAGGTGAACATAAGGGCTACAAGGAGTATTCCCATAATCATTTGTTTTGTTCTATAACTCATATTATTTCTCCTATGTATGAAAAAAGGTTCATAAGTAATTACTATATATTTAGGTGCCACGGCTCACGCATAGGTCTGCAGAGCATACGATTGGCTTCTGAATCATTTATAAAGGTTTCTGAATCGGGGTCAAATTTTAAGGGTCTGCCTAATTTCAGGGCTATAAGTCCCAGATGACCAATCATGATAGAATGATGTGCTACTTCAGCAGGAGTAATCGTTTTTTTGCGTGTGCGGACGCATTCTAAAAAGTTTCCAATATGATTGGAAGAACGGTATAAATGTAATTCATGCGGTTTAATTTCCGTTTGAACCAGAGACCGCGGGAAAGCATCGAAGGCACCCCGGTCTACATGTATCCAGCCTTCTGAACCTTTAAATAAAACGCCACCTTTTTGCCGTGCCGTTACTAACATATCAAAACCTTCTTTAAATTTGCACAGGAATTCATAATCTTCTACAGTGTCAAAAAGCCCATCTTCTGCTTTAGGCCAATGCCCACCTCTTGGGATAATTTCGACAGGGCCTGTAAGTTCCGTTCCCATTCCCCATTGAGCTATATCACAATGATGTCCAGCCCAATCGGTTAATTGTCCCCCAGCATAATCACTAATCCAGCGGAAATTCCAATGACAACGGGCTTCACAATAAGGAGCATACGGAGCGGGACCTAACCACATATCATAATCGAACCATGGAGGTGGGTCTGATGGAGTCGTGCTACCTTTATTAATTGAATTTTTAGAAGGGAGACCTACAACAACATATTTCACTTCGCCGATGTATCCGTTACGAACAAGTTCGCATGCTTGACGAAAATGTTCCTGAGACCTCTGCCAACTACCGGTTTGCCAGATTCTGCCGTATTGTTCCACGGCATCTACAATGGCTCTACCTTCCTTAATAGAGCCTGCTAATGGCTTTTCTCCATAAATATCCTTTCCTGCTTTTGCTGCCATGATTGCAGGGATTGCATGCCATTGGTCTGGTAATGCCAACGACACCGCATCAATATCTTCCCGAGCAATTAATTCACGGAAATCGTTATAACCTGCACAGTCCTGGTTGCCATAACGGTCATTGACTTTTTTCATTGCTGATTCACGATGCTTTCCATCTACATCACATACCGCTACGACTTGTGCAGATGGTTGGTCAAGGAAACCTTCCATATTGGATGTTCCCATACCGCCGACACCGATACAACCGATTGTAATTCGTTCACTGGGAGGAACTGCTCCATCAAGTCCTAATGCTCTACCCGGAATGATATACGGGAATGCAACGGTTGCCAATGAAGCAAGCCCTGTCCTTTTTAAGAATTCCCTTCGATTTATGGATTCCTTTTTTTGCCTTTTCCGTTTCATAAAAATTACCTCCATAGATTGGGTTTTGCTATATCAATAAAAAGATTTTTCTATCATATCAGACTATCAAAACAAAAAACGAGTTTTAATTGCAAGGGAAAAAATAAATTTTTTCTTTTACCTATAGCAATGAGATTTTGAAAAGTCTAAAAATTATAATTTCTTTTGTTTTATTTGATTTTCTAAAATATGAATTGTTATGGTAATTTTTATAAAACTTTTGACAATCTTGTATTATAAGGAGACAAGCAATGAGTCATAAAACCTTGTTTGGAATACCTCTTTCGGATAAAACCATAAAGAAAGGAGAGAAATTAAAGAAGAAGTTTGCCAAAAAGTTTGGATACACAGGTACCGATGAGTTCCCTCTAATTGCTAAACCCAATGATATATTATCTCCTTTTATTAATTTGCATGATGTTTTTTCCGAGAAAGAAGGTGTTCCTCTTGACCCCAATAAAGGTATGGCTATTGGAACAATTCGTATGGGATATGGTCATTATCGCATTGGAATGGCAATAGCCTCCGCTGTTAATTACGCGGGTTATATTCCTTATTGGTTTGATTTATTGAATTTTAATAGTGCCGGGGCACGAATGATTCGTTATCTGGATTATTGGTATTCCCTGGGTTCGCGTATATCCCAAAAATCAAAGCTATTTAACCGTTTCTTTTGGGACCCCTTGATGGGCAAATGGTATCGAGGGTTGGAAAAGAATTATCCCGTGATGGCAACTGCAGAAATATTATCGGATGTATATCGTCAACTCGATTCTAATATTCCTGTTTTGGCGACACATCCCTTTAATGCACAGGGTGCAAGTTTTGCAGGGATAAAACGAGTGTTAAATCTTATTCCAGATAATTGTCCATTAGGTTTTCATCTTTCACCGCATGCGTTGCAGATAGTACAGGGGCCTTCTGAATATTTTGGTTTCCGAACATTACGAGGAATGATTCCACCAGGTATCGGGAAGGGAATTCCACAAAACCAAATAAAAGCAGTTGGACACTATGTTGACCATGAATTATTGGCTCCCTTAGAGGAAGATGTGCAAAATCGTATATCCCGTATGGATAAAAAAGAACCTCGTCGATTTTTAATTTCCATTGGAGGAGCCGGGGCACAGCAAGATTTGCTCGTAAATATTGTGAAGTTTTTATGGAAATGGATAAAAGAGGGGAAATTGATTCTATTTGTGAATTTTGGAGACCATGCAAATGCATTAGAATACTTTAAGAAAAATATTCCACAGTTTGAGGACTTGCTTATTTTGCACAATCAGTGGGAGGAAACAAAGCAGTTTGTAAAGAAAGCAATAAACAACGAGATAACAGGGACACTTCATGGTTTCCTTCACGAAAATACCTATTCTGCTGTTTATACAACAAATTTATTGATGCGTCCAAGCGATTTATTAATGACTAAACCGAGTGAACTTGCCTTTTATCCGATACCCAAACTATTATTAGAACGAGTTGGCGGCCATGAGGCATGGGGCGCCATTCGTGCCAGTGAAATTGGTGATAGTACCCCGGAATGTGTGGGGCTTGATTTTACATTGCAGGTGCTAAACATGCTCGTTGAGGAAGATGATTTGCTGAAAATGTATAATGAACAAATCCTACTACTTAAAAAGATTGGCATTTATGATGGGGCATACAAAGCAGTAGAAATTGCTTTGGAGAAGAAATTATAAAAGGGCTATTCTTACTTTTATAGAATTTTATAGAATTTTAATAGAAGCTACTATAGAAAATATCCATCAACTACACTTTATTTTTGAACTATGCCAATATAATGATATGAAATAGTAGATTTTTAATCAAAACAATAAAGAATTTTTATATAAAAAAATACCCTAAAAGTATTTGACATTATTAGTTTAATCTTGTATTATATTAATATAATAGTTGTTAATGTTAATTTAAAATTTAATATAACAACAATTCTTAAAGTTATCCGTGCTACTTGTGAGGGCTAATACATACAAAGTTCGGATAACAAAAAAGAAAGGAGAAGGGTTATGAAAAAACAGGGTTTCACACTTATTGAACTACTCGTCGTCATTGCCATTATTGGTATTCTTGCGGCAATTTTGCTGCCGGCACTCGCTCGAGCGCGAGAAGCAGCACGTCGTTCCTCCTGCCAGAATAATCTGAAACAATGGGGAACTGTCTTCAAAATGTATTGTAACGAGGCGAAAGGTGAAAGATTTCCGCCGTTACAGATTGTAAAAAGTGCTCAAGCTTCAGAACCTTATAAGGTTGCTTTGGCTGCTGCTCCAGCTGTTGAGACCATTTATCCTGAGTATCTCACAGACCCATCTATTGCCGTTTGCCCATCAGATGCCCGTGATACCACTCAGTATTTAAAGAAACAAGACGGAACTACCTGGTTGATTGATGAGCCAGAACGCTTGGATGCCAGTTATGCTTATGTTGGTTGGGTATTAGACCGTTGCAAAGAGGCTGGAATTAGTAATGTGGGTAGTTATCCAACATTGAATTCGTTGATGTCTCTTTTAGGGGGACAGGCTCCGGACCCCAGTGCACCTGTTCCCAGACAATTTGCTGCAGCAGTAGATAAACTGCTCAATGATTCACTTACTTACATTGGAGCATGTTTAAATCCAGGAAATGCTGCGGCAGCACAAGAATTGAAACGGATTGTAGATAGTGATATTTCGGTTCCAGTACCTCTCGGCAATGGAGGTAGCAGTACGATATACCGCCTCCGTGAAGGTATTGAAAGATTCTTAATTACGGATATTAATAATCCAGCCGCATCCAATAACGCTCAGAGTGAAGTCTATATTATGGTAGACCAATTCTCTGCCTATGGTGCTATAGATTTCTTCAATCACCTTCCGGGCGGTTGCAATGTGCTTTACATGGATGGTCATGTTGAGTTTATCCGTTACATCGGTTCTAACGATACAACCAATCCAGACCTCAATGCTACGGAACCCATTCTACCGAGTTTTGGTGTAGTAATCGGTGTTATCGCTCAAGCAGGTGGTTATCAATAACAAATTAATTTATAGCCCTCACAAGAAATTTCATGGGGACAGCAAAAGCTGTCCCCATTTTATAGTTTTTCCGAAAAAGTTGTATTTTTGAGTCTTTTCTGCTGGTATTTTATAAGACAGGCAATAAAACAATCTATGATTGTAAGAAAAACAGGAATATTTAAGATAGCCTTTATTTTTTATTTTAAGCTTGATAAAAATTTGACTTTTGACTTGTAACTATGTATTATTAATATTGTAGTTATTAAGTGTTCTTTAATAATTTAACAAACAATTAAACCCGAATGTTATCCGGGCGACTTGCGAGGGCTTAGATAAAAAATGTCTCGGGTAACAGAAGAAAAAGGAAAGGAGTAGGGTTATGAAAAAACAAGGTTTCACACTCATTGAACTACTCGTCGTCATCGCCATTATTGGTATTCTCGCCGCAATATTGTTGCCGGCACTTGCCCGTGCACGAGAAGCGGCACGTCGTTCCTCCTGTCAGAATAACCTGAAACAGTGGGGTGTCGTATTGAAGATGTATTGCAACGAAGCAAAAGGTGAAAGATTTCCGCCGTTGCAAGTTGTCAGAACAAAGTGCGAAAATCCAGCAGAAAATTACAAATTTGCAATTGCAGCAGCACCTGCCGTAGATACTATTTATCCTGAATATCTGACAGATCCCTCCATTGCCATCTGTCCGTCGGATGCACGGGATACCGCACAGTACCTGAAAAAACAGGATGGTACCACATACTTAACATGTGAACCAGAACGCATTGATGCCAGTTATGCTTATTTAGGTTGGGTCTTCGACCGTAATAAAGAATTAGGAACAGCGCCACTGAGTAACTACTCCGTATTGAATAGTCTCATTTCATTAATGGGTGGTCAGGCAGTCAGTAGTTCTTCCCCTGTTCCAATTCAATTAGCAGAAGCCGTCAGCAAATTAATCACTGACTCACTTACACCTATAGGTGCTTGCATTAGCAGTCCTAACCAAGCAGCTGCAACTCAATTAATGGCAATTGCTGACAGAGATATCTCTGTTCCAGCAGGCACAGGAAATGGTGGAAGTAGCACAGTATACAGACTTCGTGAAGGTATTGAAAGATTCTTGATTACGGATATTAATAATCCAGCCGCATCAAATAATGCTCAGAGTGAAGTCTATATCATGTTAGACCAATTCTCTGCCTATGGTGCCATTGATTTCTTCAATCACCTTCCGGGCGGTTGCAATGTGCTTTACATGGATGGTCATGTTGAGTTTATTCGTTACATCGGTTCTAACGATACAACCAATCCGGATGTAAATGCTACAGAACCTATATTGCCCAGTGTTGGTGTTGTTATTGGTATCATATCTCAAGCAGCTGGTTATCAATAATATTTAACTTTTTCCGCCCTCGCAAGGAATTCCATGGGGACAGTAGATGCTGTCCCCATTCTTTTTTTAAATACATAAAAACTGTACAAATCATTTATATAGTGAAAAAATTTGCAGTATATTAATTTTTGTGGTATGATAGTTCTACTATTACAAATGTGGTTTCATTTTTATGTTAGTAAAAAAGTCTCCAGACATAATACAAAAATTGGATATACTTACTCGTGGGGCAAAATACGATGTTTCTTGTGCATCCAGTGGTGTAGAAAGAAAATCATCAACCGGAAAACTGGGAAATACTTTGTCAGGGGGGCTTTGCCATAGTTGGTCATCAGATGGAAGATGTATTTCCCTTCTAAAAACACTTCAAACTAATTATTGCCATAACAATTGTGCCTATTGTATTAATCGTTGCAAAAATGACATAAAACGGACAACAGTGGCTCCTGAGGAATTGGCAAATATAACTTATGAATTTTACCGCAGAAATTATATCGAGGGGCTTTTCTTGAGTTCAGGAATATTTAACAATGCTAATCGCACTATGGAACTTATGTTAGACACGGTAAAGATATTAAGGAAACGCTATGGATTTAATGGATATATTCATATGAAGATACTTCCGGGAGCCGAAGAAAACGCCATCGAAGAGGCTATTTTGTGGGCAGATAGGGTAAGTATTAATGTGGAATTACCAACAACATCCTCTTTGCAATTACTTGCTCCACAAAAAGATTTGAAACAAATTATTGCTACAATGCGTAAAATAAATGTAATTCGAGAAAAGTTGCTTTCTTCCTCACAGGGAAATGGTTTTTACGCCAAGAGCGGTCAAAGCACCCAGATGATTATCGGTGCTACCCCAGAAACGGATTGGCAAATTTTACGACTTTCGGAATATCTGTATAGAAATATTCAATTAAAGCGAGTATATTACTCTGCCTATGTTCCATTAAATCAAGACCCTATTTTACCTTCTTTTACGAACCCACCTTTGCGACGCGAACATCGTTTATATCAAGCGGATTGGCTTCTTAGGTTTTACAAATTTTCATTAGATGAACTTCTTACAGAAAAAAATCCTAATCTTGACGAGCGTTTTGACCCTAAAGTCTCTTGGGCATTGAGACATTTACAGTTTTTTCCTGTGGAAATTATGCGAGCGGATATATTCCAGTTGCTCCGTGTTCCTGGGATAGGTCCTACATCAGCCCGAAGGATTATACAGGCAAGGAAAACCGGGACATTGAATATGGATATCCTGAAAAAATTAGGGGTTGTCGTTAAAAGGGCTATTTATTTTATAACTATACAGGGAAGATATTTTGGTAGCATTTCTTTAGACCATCCTCTATTGCCTGAAAAACTTTTAGAACGAGAATTTCCTAATGATGTAGAAGTCGGAGATTTGTTTAATCATGAACAACAACTTGCCTGAAAAGCAGCCTCCAGAAAAAACTGACTGGCTATTGTTTCCCCAAGAAATAAGCCGCGATGATATTGAAAAAGAGATTAAGAAAACCCCGATTGCTATACAAAAAATATTAAATTACTATCTTTTAACAGACTTTGAAAGCAAATATGAAGAAATTCATCTTTTTTTAAAGCATTTCAATGAAAACAAGAAAATACCGATTGCAAAAATAAATAACCCTGTTATTTATAAAATAATAAAAACAGCGAGAAGTATCCAGAGACAAATTCATAAATTGATGGGATTACTTCGTTTCCGAGAAATTGAAGGCGGGTATCTCTATGCGTCATTTACTTCTGATTTCAATATAATAGGTCCTCTTTCTTTGCATTTTTCACGAAGGTTCCCCGAGGAAAAACTTATAATTCACGATACAAAACGGAGGAAAGCCTTATTCGTAGAAAAAGGAAAGTTATATGAAGTAGTTTCTCTTAATACATTGCCATCGGATACAGATGAGGAAAGTTTTTTTCGATAATTATGGCAAAGGTATCATCAAAATATCTCTATTACAGAGAGAGAAAACAAGAAACTTCAGAGGCAAAATATTCCTCTTAAATTTCAACATTGGTTAACGGAATTTAAGGGTTCCTGTGCTCTCCCCCAATTAGATGGGAATAGGGAAAATATTTAAATAGAAATATTTTTAAGAGACATTATTACTTTCTTACCTACCGAGATGGAATAGGAATTGCAAATAGGTTAGGTAGTAAGAATGTTTCTGTTATAGGGATTGAAGATACAACCTTTTTCAATATTTAGATTTCGATATAGACCTTATTCAATTAAGAAATCCCTATTGGAGAATAATTATAATAAATGCACTTGTTTTAATTATAAATAGTTTAGGGAAGAATAGATGCATATTATATTAGCAAAACCTCGTGGATTTTGTGCGGGTGTTGAAAGGGCAATTCATTGCGTCAAACGCGCCCTGGAATTATTTGGAAAACCGGTATATGTCCTGAACCATATTGTTCATAATACTCATGTTGTAGAAATGCTAAAAAAACAGGGGGCTATTTTTGTGCGGAATATAGAAGATGTTCCGACAAATTCTATTTTACTATTCAGTGCCCATGGGGTTGGACCGGAACAATGGGAAAAAGCACGGAAAAGAAATTTAAAAATAATTGATGCTACTTGCCCATTAGTAGAGCGTGTTCATCGTTTAGCAAAGAAATACGCAGAACAGGGTTATACGATATTACTTATAGGAGATGCAGGGCATGATGAAACTATCGGGACAATGGGCTGGGCAAAAGGGAATGTATTTTTAGTTCAAAATGTCCGCGATGCAGAAACAATCGAAATTCCAGAAACCAATCGTATCGCTTATATAACTCAAACAACTTTGAGTGTAGAGGATTGCAAAAAAATTGTGGATATTCTCCAACAGCGTTTTCCTAATTTACAATCTCCATCCCGCGGAAATATATGTTATGCAACAACGAACCGCCAAAAAGCCGTGCTATCTTTAGCGGAAAAAGCAGATATTGTAATTGTTGTAGGAGATTCGGAAAGTGCAAACAGTCGCCGACTTGTAGACATAGCCAAAAGTGCAGGTAAAATTGCCTATTTGGTTCTCGATGCCACAGAAATTCAACCGAAGTTTTTAGAAGGGGTAAAAACCGTTTTAATCACTTCTGGAGCATCTGTTCCTGAGGAACATGTTCAGGGAGTTATCCAGTTTTTATCTTCTATTGAAACCTGCACAATCGAAGAAATTTGTGTTGCATCGGAAAATGTTCATTTTCAAATTCCAAAAGAAATAAAAGATAACCATTAATTTCATGTATTTCGGTTTTGGAGAAAAAAATCAATGGATTGGAACAAATCACTTGAAAAAATAGCAAAAACAAATCCAACATTAGATATACGCACAGACCGACTATCTCGCTGGTTATATGCTACAGATGCTTCTATATATGAACTTATGCCTGCGGGTGTGGCTTTTCCAAGAAATACTGATGAGGTTCAGCAATTAGTTGTTCTATGTGCTAACGAAGGTATACCCCTCATACCGAGAGGAGCCGGCTCGGGTTTAGGGGGTGGTGCTATTGGCGAAGGTTTGATTATTGACCTTTCTCGTTATATGCGAAACACTTCCAGAGTTAACAAAGAAGAACAATCGATATGGGTTGATGCGGGGACAGTACTGGATAATCTGAATGATTTTGTCAAACCTGTTGGATTGATGTTTGGTCCGGATGTAGCAACGAGTTCCCGAGCGACGATTGGCGGAATGATTGCGAATAACTCCTCCGGTGCTTTTGTGCATCATTATGGAGTTACAATAGACCATATTCATGCTATTGAAATAATTACATCTACCGGAGAAAGACAAATCCTGGATAAAGATACACCTGAAACATGGAAGAAATTAGAAATTATTGCAGATTTGGTAAAACCGCATATATCGGAGATACAAGCCCTATTTCACGATGGTATAAAAAAGCGCTGGCCTGGATATGCATTAGACCGTTACTGTAAAATTCTCCCCTGTCCCATTCCTCTCTTCGGTGGAAGTGAAGGGACTTTAGGAATTATTACACGAGCCAAATTAAATCTCGTTCCCATTCCCGGACAGCGGACTTCGATTGTTTTTATGTTTCATACGATAGAAGAAGCCATGAATGCCATTGTCCCTTTGATGAATTTCCAGCCTGCAAGCATTGAACATATTGATGATATTCTTTTCAATCAAACACGGGGACAACGCAATTTTGAACCTGTTCGTCAATTATTAGGTCTGGATAGTGCTCAATATAAATCGTTGCTTTTTGTGGAATTCTTCGACCCCCCTCAGGACCTTATCAATGAAGTGCTAAACCTAAAATTAGGGCAAAATTTCCTTTACTGCAAAGATGTTCAGCAACGCAATATGCTCTGGGAATTCCGTAAAGCAGGGTTATCATTACTCACAGGAATGAAAGGTTCTGCCAAACCTGCCACAGGTGTTGAGGATACAGCGGTTCGTCCTGAAGATTTACATTTGTATGTTCAGGAATTGTCGGAAATTATGAACCGCTACGAGGTGCAGGCTTCTTTTTATGGACATGCTTCTGCGGGGCTTTTGCATGTCCGCCCTGTATTAGATTTGCATAAACCTACGGATATTAAAAAATTTCGCAAATTAGCGGAGGATGTTTTTACCCTGGTTCGAAAATATCGGGGAACTTTTACCGGGGAACATGGAGTAGGAATGGCTCATTCCGAATTTATGAAAGAGCAAATCGGAGAGAATCTTTTCCGACTCATGGCACAAATCAAGCATACCCTTGACCCTCAATGCTTGATGAACCCCGGTAAAATAACAGATGTGTCTCGTTTCCGTTTTGATGAAAACCTGCGATGGCGGAAATTAACCCTTCCCTTTGAACCTTGTTTAGCCTTTTCTGCAAAAGATAACTCTTTTATTGGTAATTTAGAACAATGTAATGGATGTGGAGCCTGCCGAAAAGAAACCCCTACTATGTGTCCTACTTTTATTGCTCGCGGCGAAGAAATTCTCTCCACACGAGGTAGAGCCAATATTATCCGCCATATAATCGAGGAATCTGCACATAATCCGAATATATTATATTCCTCGGAACTTGAACAAGCCCTAAAATATTGCCTTGCCTGCCGTGCCTGCACTGTGGAATGTCCCTCTAATGTAAATATGTCCCTCTTAAAAGCGGAATTGCTCCATGCTCTGAACTCAAAAT contains:
- a CDS encoding HEAT repeat domain-containing protein; protein product: MSYRTKQMIMGILLVALMFTFIPINLIAEPTIKALIVTGQNNHRWDISSPILKDALEKTGLFQVDVLQAPAQGGDFSTFQPEFQNYQVVILDYNGDPWPEKVKQSFVSYVENGGGVVVYHAANNAFPEWPEFNKIIGLGGWGNRDERWGPYVRWRDGKVIKDNTPGPGGSHGTQHTFQVVIRDRNHPITKGLPPIWLHAKDELYDRLRGPAENLTVLATAYSSPEEKGTGEHEPILFTVQYGKGRIFQTVLGHPQEDTPVALQCAGFLTTFLRGAEWCATGKVTQSVPEDFPGPNEVRIWEENRYIPLAELLERIKGYKALDSRAAITQINEYLRVMTSDKRSMTSVEKEMIKFLLSDATTDAKKYVCSKLGELGTQISVPVLTDLLQVPELFDSARFALEKIPGELAARSLRNALQTTEGKNRIGIMTSLSLRKDLKSIPAIAVFLNNNEPDTVIAAGSALCMMEDESALSALWTARSQAVESARLKLTQQAFACADKILAKKKSVDALSVIRDISADNTYPPSLRIASLRSLLKYSEEEGVKVLVKSLSDPDSAFVRLVIGATPLIKNKQLLLNAVCKEMAFASPENQVQFINLFASQKRKDILPYVVNSLNSENPSIREASINALGVIGGKSEVALLISKALGEGTEAELAKASLASMPGDDAGQGMLDILKKSDINPTLKKILLPLVAARKVPGSEPIILQSAGDADPECRISAIKSLIEQPNPEMLDTVLQILSGASSGEEQELFEELIIKIALLKPEETETQLAKISSVLDSNPALPVQTVLLRVLARSGHAKGWEKLNTYINANTPADKLGIVMQALNNWPDDTPVPVLIEFARANPELPQRDTLLETCLNLAQKSTATDEEIVQRITALLELNPSATIKKAALEKIAQRKVDSSLPLLLKYLHESEDAVKESLIRSLSNWRNAEPLNALLELARTTENESIRRQALAGVIQLSDNIWNMTSEQRMQLFNDVIAISTKPEVLKGVIGALQNTSYPEALSIVTQYLDNEQVRNEAEVAVVKLSKTLIGIAPDIITPALEKVIHQGQMELIKQEAQKTLDIVPKFEDFITTWMVSGPYVNDEINPNMLYEFVFAPEKPEEAEKALWKPVSPGTNPNKPMVVELHKILGGENRVAYLSTYVWSDTEQDVNLLIGSDDGARIWVNGTKVFGKNTNRPCVPDDDTIGIHLKQGWNHILAKIRQGSGQWEFCARIRKTDGSPFEPKPKTSILPK
- a CDS encoding Gfo/Idh/MocA family oxidoreductase — translated: MKRKRQKKESINRREFLKRTGLASLATVAFPYIIPGRALGLDGAVPPSERITIGCIGVGGMGTSNMEGFLDQPSAQVVAVCDVDGKHRESAMKKVNDRYGNQDCAGYNDFRELIAREDIDAVSLALPDQWHAIPAIMAAKAGKDIYGEKPLAGSIKEGRAIVDAVEQYGRIWQTGSWQRSQEHFRQACELVRNGYIGEVKYVVVGLPSKNSINKGSTTPSDPPPWFDYDMWLGPAPYAPYCEARCHWNFRWISDYAGGQLTDWAGHHCDIAQWGMGTELTGPVEIIPRGGHWPKAEDGLFDTVEDYEFLCKFKEGFDMLVTARQKGGVLFKGSEGWIHVDRGAFDAFPRSLVQTEIKPHELHLYRSSNHIGNFLECVRTRKKTITPAEVAHHSIMIGHLGLIALKLGRPLKFDPDSETFINDSEANRMLCRPMREPWHLNI
- a CDS encoding DUF1559 domain-containing protein — protein: MKKQGFTLIELLVVIAIIGILAAILLPALARAREAARRSSCQNNLKQWGTVFKMYCNEAKGERFPPLQIVKSAQASEPYKVALAAAPAVETIYPEYLTDPSIAVCPSDARDTTQYLKKQDGTTWLIDEPERLDASYAYVGWVLDRCKEAGISNVGSYPTLNSLMSLLGGQAPDPSAPVPRQFAAAVDKLLNDSLTYIGACLNPGNAAAAQELKRIVDSDISVPVPLGNGGSSTIYRLREGIERFLITDINNPAASNNAQSEVYIMVDQFSAYGAIDFFNHLPGGCNVLYMDGHVEFIRYIGSNDTTNPDLNATEPILPSFGVVIGVIAQAGGYQ